In Nocardia asteroides, the following proteins share a genomic window:
- a CDS encoding ABC transporter family substrate-binding protein gives MTASTAVLAGCTANPPPPIESTDSPKTTQAKPGKNTVVVAIDDIGIGFNPHLRSDQSPATNAVSSMVLPSPFRPVPNALAPGVVDRVPDAALIESADVTAQEPFTITYTLRNQANWSDGAPIAAEDFRFLWQQMITQPGVVDPAGYRLISDVASADGGKKVTVTMTQPYPAWRELFSNLLPSHLVKDSPGGFASGLAERIPVSGGNFTMRVDRGRDEILLERNDRFWGTPAAPDQILFRRGGTSSQLAESLRTGDVQMALVHGGVATQAQLAAIPSVRTTIMPQARELQLVLNGRSGDLSDARVRKGVLALLDPGLLATVGAQSGGWVEPARAQILPPSSPGYSPTAPPRPSTEEAFALLAEAGFGRTPETAQTNSPTSPAPQPRPVVRTGKALTVRIGAVNEDAVALAVANTAADQLRSAGIDATVRGLPADELYGKDLTDSAVDAVVGWELAGDDPATALASRYGCPPPQLPAADSKALAAAEFYRTAPSNIGGVCDPTLQPSIDEALRGVEVPRVLAEAEPRLWELSTVLPIVQDNVVAAAGPRVDGVSLSGAIQVGIFGDAAQWRKLP, from the coding sequence ATGACGGCCTCGACGGCGGTCCTCGCCGGTTGCACCGCGAATCCACCACCGCCCATCGAGAGCACCGATTCCCCCAAGACCACCCAGGCCAAGCCGGGGAAGAACACCGTCGTGGTGGCGATCGACGACATCGGCATCGGCTTCAATCCGCATCTGCGCTCGGACCAGTCGCCCGCGACGAACGCGGTGAGCTCGATGGTGCTGCCCAGTCCGTTCCGGCCGGTGCCGAACGCGCTGGCGCCCGGCGTGGTCGACCGGGTGCCCGACGCCGCGCTGATCGAATCCGCCGATGTCACCGCGCAGGAACCGTTCACGATCACCTACACGCTGCGCAACCAGGCCAACTGGTCCGACGGCGCCCCCATCGCCGCCGAGGACTTCCGGTTCCTGTGGCAGCAGATGATCACTCAGCCCGGCGTGGTGGATCCGGCGGGCTACCGGCTGATCTCCGATGTTGCGTCGGCCGACGGCGGCAAGAAGGTCACCGTCACAATGACGCAGCCGTATCCGGCGTGGCGGGAGCTGTTCTCGAATCTGCTGCCGTCGCATCTCGTGAAGGATTCCCCCGGCGGATTCGCCAGCGGTCTGGCCGAACGGATCCCGGTTTCGGGCGGGAACTTCACGATGCGGGTCGACCGTGGCCGCGATGAGATCCTGCTGGAGCGCAACGATCGCTTCTGGGGCACTCCGGCGGCACCCGACCAGATCCTGTTCCGCCGCGGCGGAACCTCGTCTCAGCTGGCCGAGTCGTTGCGAACCGGGGATGTTCAGATGGCGCTCGTGCACGGCGGCGTGGCAACGCAGGCACAACTCGCCGCCATTCCCTCGGTGCGCACCACCATCATGCCGCAGGCCCGTGAGCTTCAGCTGGTACTCAACGGTCGCTCGGGCGATCTGAGTGACGCGCGGGTGCGCAAAGGGGTTCTGGCGTTGCTCGACCCCGGTCTGTTGGCAACTGTCGGTGCGCAGTCCGGTGGCTGGGTGGAACCCGCACGCGCGCAGATACTTCCACCGTCGAGTCCCGGGTACAGTCCGACCGCGCCCCCGCGCCCGAGCACCGAGGAAGCGTTCGCGCTGCTGGCCGAGGCCGGTTTCGGGCGCACGCCGGAAACCGCACAGACCAACTCACCCACCTCGCCGGCGCCGCAGCCACGGCCGGTGGTCCGTACGGGTAAAGCGCTGACGGTCCGGATCGGCGCCGTCAACGAGGACGCGGTCGCCCTCGCCGTGGCCAATACCGCCGCCGACCAATTGCGCAGTGCCGGAATCGATGCCACCGTTCGCGGTCTGCCCGCCGACGAGCTGTACGGCAAGGATCTCACCGACTCTGCGGTCGACGCCGTTGTCGGCTGGGAGCTGGCCGGTGACGACCCGGCGACGGCGCTGGCCTCGCGCTACGGCTGCCCGCCCCCGCAGCTCCCCGCTGCTGACAGCAAGGCGCTGGCGGCGGCCGAGTTCTACCGCACGGCGCCGAGCAATATCGGCGGGGTGTGCGACCCGACCCTGCAGCCATCGATCGACGAGGCGCTGCGTGGTGTCGAGGTACCGCGCGTGCTGGCCGAGGCCGAACCACGGCTGTGGGAGTTGTCGACCGTGCTGCCGATCGTGCAGGACAATGTCGTCGCGGCGGCGGGACCGCGGGTGGACGGCGTCTCGCTGTCGGGCGCCATCCAGGTCGGTATTTTCGGTGACGCCGCGCAATGGCGGAAGCTTCCGTGA
- the typA gene encoding translational GTPase TypA codes for MSSTRDFRNVAIVAHVDHGKTTLVDAMLRQSGAFAERAELVDRVMDSGDLEREKGITILAKNTAVHRHHQDGSVTVINVIDTPGHADFGGEVERGLSMVDGVVLLVDASEGPLPQTRFVLRKALSAKLPVILVVNKTDRPDARIEEVVEESHDLLLDLASDLDDEAAEAAELALDLPVLYASGREGKASKERPENGQAPDAENLDALFDVLLNNIPAPKGNPEAPLQAHVTNLDASAFLGRLALVRIHNGELRKGQNVTWINADGAKQVKITELLQTIGVERQPGEVAVAGDIVAIAGIPDIMIGDTLADIDNPVALPRISVDEPAISVVIGTNTSPLVGRVQGHKLTARMVKSRLDSELIGNVSLRVLDIGRPDAWEVQGRGELALAILVEQMRREGFELTVGKPQVVTKTVDGKVHEPFEELTIDCPDEYLGAITQLLAARKGKMVQMSNHAAGWVRMEFIVPSRGLIGFRTVFLTETRGTGIANAVSHGYAPWAGEIRARHTGSLVSDRAGTVTPFAMIQLADRGQFFVEPGADTYEGMVVGINPRAEDLDINVTREKKLTNMRSATADVMETLAKPLTLDLELAMEFCAGDECVEVTPEVVRVRKVVLGANERARDLSRRKARDRAVSNS; via the coding sequence GTGTCGTCTACACGCGATTTTCGCAACGTCGCCATCGTGGCCCACGTCGACCACGGCAAGACGACGCTGGTCGACGCCATGCTTCGTCAGTCGGGTGCGTTCGCCGAACGAGCCGAGCTGGTCGACCGGGTGATGGACTCCGGTGACCTGGAGCGCGAGAAGGGGATCACCATTCTCGCCAAGAACACCGCGGTGCACCGGCACCACCAGGACGGCTCGGTCACCGTCATCAACGTGATCGACACCCCGGGCCACGCCGACTTCGGCGGCGAGGTCGAGCGCGGCCTGTCCATGGTCGACGGTGTCGTGCTGCTGGTCGACGCGTCCGAGGGCCCGCTGCCGCAGACCCGGTTCGTGCTGCGCAAGGCGCTCTCGGCCAAGCTGCCGGTGATCCTGGTCGTCAACAAGACCGACCGCCCCGACGCCCGGATCGAGGAGGTCGTCGAGGAGTCGCACGACCTGCTGCTCGACCTGGCCTCCGACCTCGACGACGAGGCCGCCGAAGCCGCCGAGCTGGCGCTGGACCTGCCGGTCCTCTACGCCTCCGGCCGCGAGGGCAAGGCCTCCAAGGAGCGTCCGGAGAACGGTCAGGCGCCCGACGCCGAGAACCTCGACGCCCTGTTCGACGTGCTGCTCAACAACATCCCGGCGCCCAAGGGCAACCCGGAGGCGCCGCTGCAGGCCCACGTCACCAACCTCGACGCCTCGGCGTTCCTCGGCCGTCTGGCCCTGGTCCGCATCCACAACGGCGAGCTGCGCAAGGGCCAGAACGTCACCTGGATCAACGCCGACGGCGCCAAGCAGGTCAAGATCACCGAGCTGCTGCAGACCATCGGTGTCGAGCGTCAGCCGGGCGAGGTCGCCGTCGCCGGTGACATCGTCGCCATCGCCGGTATCCCGGACATCATGATCGGCGATACCCTGGCCGACATCGACAACCCGGTCGCGCTGCCGCGCATCTCGGTCGACGAGCCCGCCATCTCGGTGGTCATCGGTACCAACACCTCGCCGCTGGTCGGCCGGGTGCAGGGCCACAAGCTGACCGCCCGCATGGTGAAGTCGCGCCTGGACTCCGAGCTGATCGGCAACGTGTCGCTGCGCGTGCTCGACATCGGCCGCCCCGACGCCTGGGAGGTGCAGGGCCGTGGTGAGCTGGCGCTGGCCATCCTGGTCGAGCAGATGCGCCGCGAGGGCTTCGAGCTGACCGTCGGCAAGCCGCAGGTGGTCACCAAGACCGTCGACGGCAAGGTGCACGAGCCCTTCGAAGAGCTGACCATCGACTGCCCCGACGAGTACCTGGGCGCGATCACCCAGCTGCTGGCCGCCCGCAAGGGCAAGATGGTGCAGATGAGCAACCACGCCGCCGGCTGGGTGCGCATGGAGTTCATCGTCCCCTCGCGTGGCCTGATCGGCTTCCGCACCGTGTTCCTCACCGAGACCCGCGGCACCGGCATCGCCAACGCCGTCTCGCACGGCTACGCGCCGTGGGCCGGTGAGATCCGCGCCCGCCACACCGGTTCGCTGGTGTCGGACCGCGCGGGCACGGTCACCCCGTTCGCGATGATCCAGCTGGCCGACCGCGGTCAGTTCTTCGTCGAGCCGGGCGCCGACACCTACGAGGGCATGGTCGTTGGCATCAACCCGCGCGCCGAGGATCTCGACATCAACGTCACCCGCGAGAAGAAGCTGACCAACATGCGCAGCGCGACCGCCGACGTGATGGAGACCCTGGCCAAGCCTCTGACGCTGGACCTCGAGCTGGCGATGGAGTTCTGCGCCGGCGACGAGTGCGTCGAGGTCACCCCCGAGGTGGTCCGCGTGCGCAAGGTGGTGCTCGGCGCCAACGAGCGTGCTCGCGACCTGTCGCGCCGCAAGGCCCGCGACCGCGCGGTGAGCAACTCCTGA
- a CDS encoding 4a-hydroxytetrahydrobiopterin dehydratase, with the protein MGTSKPALLSDPEITIALATLPDWSREGASITRAVQAPDFLAGIELVRRVANAAEAADHHPDIDIRWRTVRFTLSTHSAGGLTANDTALAHTIDDLVGG; encoded by the coding sequence ATGGGTACCTCGAAACCGGCACTGCTGTCCGACCCCGAGATCACCATCGCCCTGGCCACGCTGCCGGACTGGTCACGCGAGGGCGCCTCGATCACCCGCGCGGTGCAGGCCCCCGACTTCCTCGCCGGCATCGAGCTGGTCCGCCGGGTGGCCAACGCCGCCGAGGCGGCCGACCATCATCCCGACATCGACATCCGATGGCGCACAGTCCGTTTCACCCTGAGCACGCACTCCGCGGGCGGTCTCACCGCCAACGACACGGCGCTGGCGCACACCATCGACGACCTCGTCGGCGGCTGA
- a CDS encoding mannosyltransferase, with protein MIGATRRGADASLPTESLALNRHLRWALVLLGLSVLARLGWMLFAKNGLNVVDLHVYVDGSAALLTDRLYDFTYAEKTPDFPLPFTYPPFAALVFFPLHYLPFSAVAVGWMLATVAALYGVIRISFELLLGAERARRTRWITAAVAWTALGVWLEPVRTTIDYGQVNVFLVFGAMLAVRSARWWISGTLVGVIAGIKLTPAITGLYFVARRRWATVLWSAAAFGLTVAVSFVINAHEAKRYFGTLLGDADRIGPVGSVWNQSLRGTLSRILGYDVQSGPWWIAAVLVTVVLALLAWRTLGPDDRLGTLVLVQLFGLMISPISWSHHWVWLIPTVLWLLYGPLRTQLVARILAGFWVLTMLIGVPWVLSFAQPTIWTIPRPWPLAWLGAVDVIGVFVLLGWLIWHGRDTLRAQARRIGRREVEVPAAN; from the coding sequence GTGATCGGAGCAACGCGACGCGGTGCCGACGCCTCCCTCCCGACCGAAAGCCTGGCCTTGAACCGACATCTCCGATGGGCTCTCGTGCTGCTCGGACTGTCCGTGCTCGCCCGGCTGGGCTGGATGTTGTTCGCGAAGAACGGGCTCAACGTCGTCGACCTGCACGTCTACGTGGACGGGTCGGCCGCCCTGCTCACCGATCGCCTCTACGACTTCACCTACGCGGAGAAGACGCCGGACTTCCCGCTGCCGTTCACCTATCCGCCGTTCGCGGCGCTGGTCTTCTTCCCGCTGCACTATCTGCCGTTCTCGGCGGTCGCGGTGGGCTGGATGCTGGCCACCGTCGCCGCGCTCTACGGCGTGATCCGGATCAGCTTCGAACTGCTACTGGGTGCCGAGCGCGCGCGGCGGACCCGCTGGATCACGGCCGCGGTGGCGTGGACGGCGCTGGGTGTGTGGCTGGAGCCGGTGCGGACCACCATCGACTACGGCCAGGTGAACGTGTTCCTGGTGTTCGGCGCGATGCTCGCGGTGCGCAGCGCGCGCTGGTGGATCTCGGGCACGCTGGTCGGCGTGATCGCCGGCATCAAGCTGACGCCCGCGATCACCGGCCTGTACTTCGTGGCTCGCCGGCGCTGGGCGACGGTGCTGTGGTCGGCGGCCGCCTTCGGGCTGACGGTGGCTGTGAGCTTCGTCATCAACGCGCACGAGGCGAAGCGGTACTTCGGCACCCTGCTCGGCGACGCCGACCGGATCGGGCCGGTGGGCTCGGTGTGGAACCAGTCGCTGCGTGGAACGCTGAGCAGGATCCTCGGCTACGACGTGCAGTCGGGACCGTGGTGGATCGCCGCGGTGCTGGTCACCGTGGTGCTGGCGCTGCTGGCCTGGCGCACGCTCGGCCCCGACGACCGCCTCGGCACGCTGGTGCTGGTGCAGCTGTTCGGCCTGATGATCTCGCCGATCTCCTGGTCACACCACTGGGTCTGGCTGATCCCGACCGTGCTGTGGCTGCTCTACGGACCGCTGCGGACCCAGCTCGTCGCGCGGATCCTGGCCGGGTTCTGGGTGCTGACCATGCTGATCGGGGTGCCGTGGGTGCTCTCGTTCGCGCAGCCGACCATCTGGACCATCCCGCGCCCGTGGCCGCTGGCCTGGCTCGGCGCGGTCGACGTGATCGGGGTGTTCGTCCTGCTCGGCTGGCTGATCTGGCACGGGCGCGACACCCTGCGCGCGCAGGCGCGCCGGATCGGCCGACGCGAGGTCGAGGTGCCCGCGGCGAACTGA
- a CDS encoding Rv1157c family protein, translating to MLVAPASTIAAPAPAQQAAPVSVPMVPEGVPVDALAAFAPAVAGLIAGPADVASPQTALLDQARALLATLNLPPAIKSTLERIITFLDGSGGGGPEIPQDGPVIAQFLYPTIGKGCIGDGADSVGTALAVAGPAQLPPPGVEPGQAGFVFTALGTKAPTAEQNPPMTVQWLNLDTRQSAVQTLTDEAKINPGGPATLSAIASTGHGRVVAVVSGSLTTQAEGAAPRTCSFMPTLGFFTV from the coding sequence ATGCTCGTCGCGCCGGCGTCGACCATCGCCGCTCCGGCGCCTGCTCAGCAGGCCGCACCGGTCAGCGTGCCGATGGTGCCCGAGGGCGTCCCGGTCGACGCGCTCGCCGCCTTCGCCCCCGCCGTCGCGGGCCTGATCGCGGGCCCGGCCGACGTCGCGAGCCCGCAGACCGCCCTGCTCGACCAGGCGCGCGCGCTGCTGGCCACGCTGAACCTGCCGCCCGCCATCAAGTCCACCCTCGAGCGGATCATCACCTTCCTCGACGGCAGCGGCGGTGGCGGCCCGGAGATCCCGCAGGACGGTCCGGTCATCGCCCAGTTCCTGTACCCCACCATCGGCAAGGGCTGCATCGGTGACGGCGCCGACTCGGTCGGCACCGCGCTGGCCGTCGCGGGCCCGGCCCAGCTGCCGCCGCCCGGCGTCGAACCCGGTCAGGCCGGCTTCGTGTTCACCGCGCTCGGCACCAAGGCCCCGACCGCCGAGCAGAACCCGCCGATGACGGTGCAGTGGCTCAACCTCGACACCCGCCAGTCCGCGGTGCAGACGCTGACCGACGAGGCCAAGATCAACCCGGGTGGCCCGGCCACCCTGTCGGCCATCGCGAGCACCGGACACGGTCGCGTCGTCGCGGTGGTCTCGGGTTCGCTGACCACGCAGGCTGAGGGCGCCGCCCCGCGCACCTGCTCGTTCATGCCCACCCTGGGCTTCTTCACCGTCTAG
- a CDS encoding DUF1906 domain-containing protein — protein sequence MRSVPVTRREFFGFAAAAATVGLGLSAAPAAAQSFGTLVDYAAGVPSAEAIAAAGHIGVIRYVSDRRPGAEWMEGKPLLAAEVEDLWAAGLSIVSNYQFGKGPTADWRGGLEAGKEHAERGWALHTVAGGPDTAPIYASIDDNPSEQEFDEMIAPYIEGWQSVLGAELVGIYANTPTIDRALDAGLGSWFWQHNWGTPQGYVHPAAQLHQFEIDKRDIDGIGVDLNRVLAEDYGQW from the coding sequence ATGCGTTCTGTTCCGGTGACCCGGCGCGAGTTCTTCGGATTCGCCGCCGCGGCGGCCACTGTCGGCCTGGGTCTGTCCGCGGCGCCCGCGGCGGCCCAATCCTTCGGCACCCTGGTCGACTACGCCGCGGGCGTGCCCTCGGCCGAGGCCATCGCCGCCGCGGGCCATATCGGGGTGATCAGGTACGTCTCCGACCGCAGGCCGGGCGCGGAGTGGATGGAGGGCAAGCCGCTGCTGGCCGCCGAGGTCGAGGACCTGTGGGCGGCGGGGCTGTCGATCGTGTCGAACTACCAGTTCGGCAAGGGCCCGACGGCCGACTGGCGCGGCGGGTTGGAAGCGGGCAAGGAGCACGCCGAACGCGGCTGGGCACTGCACACCGTCGCGGGCGGGCCGGACACCGCGCCGATCTACGCCTCCATCGACGACAACCCGTCCGAGCAGGAATTCGACGAGATGATCGCGCCCTACATCGAGGGCTGGCAATCGGTGCTCGGCGCCGAACTCGTCGGCATCTACGCCAACACCCCCACCATCGACCGCGCGCTCGACGCGGGCCTGGGTTCCTGGTTCTGGCAGCACAATTGGGGGACGCCGCAGGGGTACGTGCACCCGGCCGCGCAGCTGCACCAGTTCGAGATCGACAAGCGCGACATCGACGGCATCGGCGTCGATCTGAACCGGGTGCTCGCCGAGGACTACGGCCAGTGGTGA